The DNA window GAGCAGTTGAATCACTTAGACTTGGGAAACAGCATGTGTCTGAGGCAATGTCATTGTTCTTATTCTTTGtttctacctacctattcaACACTCGCCCAATTACTAGAACCTGAGCCTAATCAAGCTTCCCCTGTTTGAACATGACTGGTTTGCATGAATAACATGCCGGATTTAATCACAGATACGGCCAGTAAGTTCACTGGAAAGTGGGAGCTTAGAGTATTCGGCATCATTTCGGTTGTGTTGGTCACCTTCCCTTCTGTTCATTGTTATGCTGGAGCTTCTTGGCGAGAGGTTCGCAATTAAAACCCATTGAGGAAGTCCATATCTGTAAGaacatgcaaaggaaccagGTCTATGAAGGCCCTTCTGCTTCCTCATTCGGAAGGTTACCTTTGCATTACGTACATGAATCGCGTGCATGGATGTAAGTTGTTTTTTTTAGATTTACCCAGCCTTGGGATCATATCCGAGCCAGCGTTTCCCGTCTTTGCCGTTGTTGCTGCATTTGGAGACTTcaattattatatcttttaatttgaACGATTCCTGTCATTCTGTCAATAGCCTGTATCAGTTACTCTCTTTTGTTATGATGGTCAAGTGCACATATGTTATGTACAATCCTCTCGCTACCCATCCGCCCGCACCTACAAGTTAGCAACTGAGAAGTAAACATTTATCAAGCTTAGTTATCATAAACAACGAACTTATTGCATGATCCCTAGTCATTTATCGTCAGGTCCATCTCGGTATGCTTAGCATCCCGAAACCTTaaatcatcatcaaggttACATCCCCCTAGAATAGAGTTAGCGAGAAAGGTCCAACAACGTCTGACCTTACGCAAACAGGATAATAGTTCCACGCGCTAAACTCCAAGTAGTTTTACACTCAGTCTATGCTTGACTTACGATCCGTGCACGTGGCTACGACAGCAATGAGGCTGGTGCTTGTGGGACTCTTCAGTTACGGTCTGATCAATCGTTGGATGAGAAATGCAACGGGAGCCGATCAATTACCCCATGGGGCAGTTGTTATGTAAAGTTGACGGTTGGAGCTGATTCCATCCGTCATCCGTGGCTGAATTATAAGCGGCAGTTAATTGAAGCGGGGCGAAGTTGGGTCAATTGACGATCTGATTGTCTTGGAGTtgttacttatatataacctcaAGTATCTCATTGTCGAACAAGACTCTCACTccacaacatcaacattctTTCGTTCAAGTCCTACAGTCTTCAAGATGTTGCCCAAGCTTCTTATCAGCGCTCTTTTCTCTGGTGCTCTCGCAGCCAGCCAGGAAACTCTTCCTTTTGCAGATGAGCCCAATCGATGTGACACAACCTGTCAACTCGGCTATCGCCAGGCTTTGGCCGGGGAGTCTAGTCTTTGGGTCAACCAAAACGTCTCGACCGATCCCTTCTACTCGAACCCCGCCAACATGTCAGAGTATTCTGCTGGTGACCTTGTCAAATGGGAGGAAATCCCAACTGCTCAGGCTACCAGACGATGGACTCTTCCTGGCGGAGCCAGCATGACTCGATTCTTCTACATGTcggaggatatcgatggAAAGCCCATCCCAGCCACTGGATTCGTCCTAACACCTTACTCTAACCCTCTCGGAAAGGACAAGCCTTTCCGCACTGTCGTCTGGACCCATGGAACAGCGGGCGGAACTCGGCAATGCGCACCCACCAACCACCGCGGTCTGTACTACGAGTTCCAGGCCCCCTTTGCTCTTGTCAACCAGGGATACGTCGTCATTGCTCCCGATTATGCTGGTCAAGGAAGTGATATCCCTCAGGGCTTCATGTACGAATCTGGTGCTCTCCATGCTGCAGATGTCAGTTTCGGTCTCCAAGCCGCTCGCACAGCCCTCGGAAACAAGATCACCAAGGAATGGGTCGTTATTGGTCACAGTGAGGGTGGAATGACTGCATGGCGCACTGATGAACGAGAGGCTCAGGAAGGTAAGGCCACAGGTGGATTCCTGGGTGCTGTAGCTATGGCCCCTGCGCTCCAGCCTCTCAAGCTTATCCCCGAGTCTTTCCGCCGTGCCAAGGATGGCCCCGCTGGAGATGTTGTATCTATCTTCTTTCTCCAGTCTCTCGCTCGCCTCTATCCTTCCATCAAGGTCGAGGACTACGCCACCGACATTGTTCTCAGCCGAATTCCTCTCGCCGAACAAGGCTGCCTCGCCGCTGGAGGTGCTCTCTATGGAAGCCTGACTGTCAAGCAACTCTACAAGAACACCAGCTGGGTCGAGCATCCCGATTTTGTCGACTGGCAGAAGCGCTTCAACGGTGCTGGCCCTCACGAGCTTGCTGCCCCCATGCTCGTCATCCAGG is part of the Fusarium poae strain DAOMC 252244 chromosome 4, whole genome shotgun sequence genome and encodes:
- a CDS encoding hypothetical protein (SECRETED:SignalP(1-16)) is translated as MLPKLLISALFSGALAASQETLPFADEPNRCDTTCQLGYRQALAGESSLWVNQNVSTDPFYSNPANMSEYSAGDLVKWEEIPTAQATRRWTLPGGASMTRFFYMSEDIDGKPIPATGFVLTPYSNPLGKDKPFRTVVWTHGTAGGTRQCAPTNHRGLYYEFQAPFALVNQGYVVIAPDYAGQGSDIPQGFMYESGALHAADVSFGLQAARTALGNKITKEWVVIGHSEGGMTAWRTDEREAQEGKATGGFLGAVAMAPALQPLKLIPESFRRAKDGPAGDVVSIFFLQSLARLYPSIKVEDYATDIVLSRIPLAEQGCLAAGGALYGSLTVKQLYKNTSWVEHPDFVDWQKRFNGAGPHELAAPMLVIQGEADILTYPEYAEEDFNETCKEFPESTAEYRSYPDLDHGAVLHASVSDFMPWIADRFNGVKLEKGCKITKVSPATKNFSLVTQDWQAIIR